Proteins encoded in a region of the Candidatus Bathyarchaeota archaeon genome:
- a CDS encoding TPM domain-containing protein, whose translation MVSKRFVALTAVLLLLSSSFMLPLCSAQIVDSEWADAIDAYCYEVDYDTSAEIVVCVFPSLTGHGITDGSGKEITDIVKLGVYVFNDLPLDVADGTQTGIGKKGKDNGVLVLVALEERQWRIEVGYGLEADITDIESNLIAQQYLVPAFKSADYGEGLYDTVVALGAQIPVTNQTLTDPLRGYYFYESTDTPASTPTPFWLLDIYGLPLWLVIVLLVLGVALPVFGGRARGGGRSGGGGAGGKW comes from the coding sequence TTGGTTAGCAAACGCTTTGTGGCATTAACTGCTGTTTTGCTTTTACTGTCCTCATCGTTTATGCTCCCGCTGTGCAGCGCCCAAATTGTTGATTCAGAATGGGCTGATGCGATAGATGCCTACTGCTATGAAGTTGATTATGACACGTCAGCGGAGATTGTGGTGTGTGTTTTTCCTTCGCTTACTGGACATGGCATAACCGATGGTTCCGGCAAAGAAATCACCGATATAGTGAAGCTGGGCGTTTACGTCTTTAACGATTTGCCGCTTGATGTTGCTGACGGAACCCAAACGGGGATTGGCAAGAAGGGCAAAGACAACGGCGTATTGGTGCTGGTGGCCCTTGAGGAGCGGCAGTGGCGCATCGAAGTGGGCTACGGCCTAGAAGCAGACATAACCGACATCGAAAGCAACCTGATTGCTCAGCAGTATCTGGTCCCCGCGTTTAAAAGCGCCGACTACGGTGAAGGCTTATACGACACCGTTGTGGCATTGGGGGCGCAGATTCCAGTCACAAATCAAACCCTCACTGACCCCCTCCGCGGCTACTACTTCTACGAAAGCACCGACACCCCAGCGTCGACGCCTACGCCCTTTTGGCTCCTTGACATCTACGGATTGCCCCTGTGGCTGGTAATCGTGCTCTTGGTGCTCGGTGTGGCCCTCCCCGTGTTTGGTGGACGCGCCAGAGGCGGCGGACGCTCAGGCGGCGGGGGAGCAGGCGGAAAATGGTAA
- a CDS encoding glycosyltransferase family 2 protein, with product MKKQPPHKELSILLPAYNEAVQIERCIGEVEAALKKFCSSYEIIVSEDGSTDGTDEIVAKMSQHNPSLRLLHSPTRLGKGKAIKNAVKASNGKIVAFMDVDLATDLACLPKLYEVVKRKGGMAIGSRHVTGSQVERRASRTLFSLTYNMFVRLLFLDGIHDHQCGFKTMNRSLAQAVLSQSKTDGYFFDTEMIVRCKQLGYPVTEVPVCWRERNRGGSKVNPMRDGKKIGMDMLSFRLNP from the coding sequence TTGAAGAAACAACCGCCCCACAAGGAACTCTCGATCCTGCTGCCCGCCTACAACGAGGCAGTCCAGATTGAGCGGTGCATAGGAGAAGTGGAGGCGGCGCTAAAAAAATTCTGCAGCTCCTACGAAATCATCGTTTCCGAAGACGGCAGCACGGATGGCACCGACGAAATCGTCGCCAAAATGTCCCAGCATAACCCCTCACTTAGGCTGCTGCATTCACCCACCCGACTAGGCAAGGGCAAAGCCATCAAAAACGCCGTAAAAGCCTCAAACGGCAAAATCGTAGCCTTCATGGATGTGGATTTAGCCACCGACTTAGCCTGCTTACCCAAACTCTACGAGGTAGTGAAGCGCAAAGGCGGCATGGCAATCGGGTCACGACACGTCACCGGCTCCCAGGTGGAACGCCGAGCCTCACGCACCCTCTTTAGCTTAACATATAACATGTTTGTGCGGCTGCTCTTCCTAGACGGCATTCATGATCATCAATGCGGCTTTAAAACCATGAACCGCAGCCTCGCCCAAGCCGTGCTGAGTCAATCAAAAACCGACGGCTACTTCTTTGACACCGAAATGATTGTGCGATGCAAACAACTCGGCTACCCCGTCACTGAGGTTCCGGTTTGTTGGCGCGAGAGAAACAGGGGCGGCTCAAAAGTGAATCCGATGCGGGACGGCAAAAAAATCGGTATGGATATGCTGTCTTTCCGCCTAAACCCCTAG
- a CDS encoding glycosyltransferase family 39 protein: MAASYGLGYMSVQWDEMPHLFGGTLLSRGQTWEYMTTYGYYPPIFDIVTMGYFHMLGVNEVAGRLVAVTFAALSIWLLFEFAKRSYGQKQALIASVLLGTMPGFFWLSRVTMLETMLIFFFTLVMFSFYVWLSKQGSYRALVFSGLALGIGVLAKYQIIVAALAMLLSILFLARKQLKLNIAKFLLIVVIVVLVAAPWFALIYHYNGMTKFETLQYVMSEGGQDRPAYSNRFQPLPVYYLVEMAWPFNDIPVHPITLPIFILGLCGLGMFAYRRSRQDIFFLTWFVVVYVFFTLIPNRQWRYVTPLFPILAIAAACFVMFLYGKVKGWQPQLPSLKAERAKKAAAIAFIALIASAVAYSGYEAYRMTERDQIHIPVQEATRYLASHLGPNESAALVCSFNLLSQDMFRFYLPDNMSSYQIWQYPALAVDAFKPDFDIDEFVQLCVDRRVKYIILFDYGINTKFFNTTLDYTQVEMMIYSTGRFGDPNDQPFWGDFYGNMGYRIFLVRFLG; this comes from the coding sequence GTGGCTGCGTCGTATGGTTTGGGTTACATGTCGGTTCAGTGGGATGAGATGCCGCATCTCTTCGGAGGCACCCTGCTGAGCCGCGGGCAAACCTGGGAGTACATGACTACCTACGGCTACTACCCGCCCATCTTTGACATAGTCACCATGGGCTACTTCCATATGTTGGGCGTCAACGAGGTAGCGGGGCGGCTGGTGGCAGTGACGTTTGCGGCGCTCTCGATTTGGCTGCTTTTCGAATTCGCCAAGCGCAGTTACGGCCAAAAACAAGCCCTCATCGCAAGCGTGCTCTTGGGGACCATGCCGGGGTTCTTCTGGCTTAGCCGAGTCACCATGCTGGAAACCATGCTCATATTCTTCTTCACACTGGTCATGTTCAGCTTCTATGTTTGGCTAAGCAAACAGGGCAGCTACCGCGCGCTGGTATTCAGCGGACTCGCGCTGGGCATCGGCGTGTTGGCGAAGTACCAGATCATCGTTGCCGCCCTCGCTATGCTGCTTAGCATCCTGTTTCTGGCGCGCAAGCAGCTTAAGCTGAACATAGCCAAGTTTCTTCTCATCGTAGTCATTGTGGTGTTGGTTGCGGCGCCCTGGTTTGCGCTGATTTACCACTACAACGGCATGACCAAATTCGAAACCCTCCAGTACGTGATGAGCGAGGGCGGACAGGACCGACCTGCCTACAGCAACCGCTTCCAGCCCCTGCCCGTCTACTACCTCGTCGAGATGGCTTGGCCCTTCAACGACATCCCCGTGCACCCCATCACGCTGCCCATCTTTATCTTGGGGCTCTGCGGCCTTGGTATGTTTGCTTATCGGCGAAGCCGACAGGACATCTTCTTTTTGACCTGGTTTGTGGTGGTGTACGTGTTCTTTACGCTGATTCCTAATCGGCAATGGCGCTACGTGACGCCTCTTTTCCCGATTTTAGCCATTGCGGCGGCATGTTTTGTGATGTTTCTCTACGGCAAAGTCAAGGGTTGGCAGCCCCAGTTGCCCAGCCTCAAAGCGGAGCGGGCAAAGAAAGCTGCTGCCATCGCCTTCATCGCATTAATCGCCTCGGCGGTTGCTTACAGCGGCTATGAAGCCTACCGGATGACGGAGCGCGACCAAATCCACATCCCCGTGCAGGAAGCCACCCGCTACCTTGCATCCCATCTGGGCCCTAATGAGTCAGCTGCTTTGGTTTGCTCCTTTAACCTGCTTAGCCAGGATATGTTCCGCTTCTATTTGCCCGACAACATGAGCAGCTACCAGATTTGGCAGTACCCCGCGCTTGCCGTGGACGCCTTTAAACCCGATTTTGACATAGACGAGTTCGTGCAGCTCTGCGTGGACCGACGCGTAAAATACATTATCCTCTTCGACTATGGCATCAACACCAAATTCTTCAACACCACCCTCGACTACACTCAGGTGGAAATGATGATTTACAGCACCGGACGCTTCGGCGACCCCAACGACCAGCCGTTTTGGGGCGACTTCTACGGCAACATGGGCTACCGCATCTTCCTAGTGCGTTTCCTAGGCTAG
- a CDS encoding DNA-binding protein — MDYTEATLGRIFILRLHQGERIHEVIEKFASDKQIQSALCFFLGGAEDQSKVVVGPKDGKAMPPQAMVTLLRGVHEGVGVGTLFRDESGAAKLHMHASFGRNDNAITGCVRMGVDVWQIGEVVILELAGGSARREKNTQTGFEFLEC, encoded by the coding sequence ATGGACTACACAGAGGCAACCCTTGGAAGAATCTTCATACTCCGCCTCCACCAAGGCGAACGCATCCACGAAGTCATCGAAAAATTCGCCAGCGACAAACAAATCCAAAGCGCCCTATGCTTCTTTCTAGGCGGAGCCGAAGACCAAAGCAAAGTGGTGGTTGGCCCCAAAGACGGCAAAGCGATGCCGCCGCAGGCTATGGTTACGCTTCTGCGGGGCGTACATGAAGGCGTCGGCGTAGGCACCCTTTTCCGCGACGAATCAGGCGCCGCTAAGCTGCATATGCATGCGAGTTTTGGCAGAAACGACAACGCGATTACGGGCTGTGTGCGGATGGGCGTGGATGTGTGGCAAATCGGCGAAGTCGTCATCTTGGAACTTGCAGGCGGCTCCGCACGGCGCGAGAAGAACACGCAAACGGGCTTTGAATTTTTAGAGTGCTAG